TTCTATGGCTTTACAATCTATGGTTTTTCAAGATTTTGTTGAAGTATTTGGTCTAGATGATTATGAAAACTCAATAAAAGCTTTGGAAGTATTTACAATAAAGTCAAGTTCTGAATTTGCAATAAGGCAGTTTATTTTAAAGTATCAAGATAAAACAATGACTCAAATGAAAACTTGGACAAAAGATAAAAATGAACATATTAGAAGGCTTGCCTCAGAAGGGTGTAGACCTAGGCTTCCTTGGGCTATAGCGCTTCCAAAATATAAAAAAGACCCAACAGTAGTTTTAGAAATACTTGAACTTTTGAAAAATGATAAGAGTGAATATGTAAGAAAATCCGTGGCAAATAACTTAAATGATATTGCAAAAGATAATCCCCATTTGGTTATAGAGTTTGTAGCAAAAAATTTAGGAAAAACAAAAAATCTTGATTGGATATGTAAACACGCAAGTAGAACACTGCTTAAAAGAGGCGATAAAGATATATTAAAGCTTTTTGATTATGGTAGTGTAGAACATATAAGAGTAAATGATTTTAAGTTGGATACTAAAGTACATATTGGAGACAGTTTTAAATTTTGTTTTGCACTAAAAAGTGAAATACCTTTAGGTAATTTAAGAGTTGAGTATGCAATTTATTATTTAAAGTCAAATGGAACTTATTCTAAAAAAGTATTTATGATTAGTCAAAATGAAATTAAAGAAAAGAAAAAGAGTTTTATAAAAAAGCAGAGTTTTAAAAATATGACTACTAGAAAGCACTATAAAGGAGAACATTTTATCTCTTTAGTTTTAAATGGAATAGAACAAAAGAAATATCCTTTTATTCTAGAAGCTTAAATACTAATAAATATTTATCACATATTATGGTTCTTGTCTAACTTTATATTAAATTATTAGTTTAAAACAGATACCATCACCTGTATTTTGTGCAGATATTTTTCCTTTTAATTTATGTTCAATAATCTTTTTTGCTAAATACAGACCAATCCCTGTTGAAGAAAGAGAAGAGTAATCCTTTTTAAAGATTTTACTAATGAAATCTTTACTTACCCCACCTCCATTGTCTTCAAAATAAAGTATTAAGTTGTTTTGTTCTTCTACTTTAATAGAGATTAAAGGGTTTTTTATAGCTCTTTTTTCAAATATCTTAAAAGAGTTTTCTAATAAAACCATCAGAATATTTAAGAAATAATTTTTCTCTATTAAAATATTTAATGTTTTATCACAATCAAGTTTAACTTTTATATGGTTTTTTGAAAATTCACTTTCTATAAGTTCTATTACATAATTTATTTCACTATAAACATTGATTTTTTCTATATTTACTTTTTCTTTATAAAAATTTAATTGTTTTGTAGCAGTATCTTTTAAATAGATAGTGTTTTGTTTTATATTTGAAATATTTTTGTCAATAATCTTATTTATATTTTTATCATTAAATTCTCTAGCAATCTCTATATGATTAATGCTATTATATATATTATTAATTGGTGTTTTCCACTGATGTGAGATATTTACCATTGTTTGACCTATAAATGAAATTTTAGAATATTCATTTAAAAGTTCAGATTTTTTGTCATTATCTTTTTTTATCTTATAGGTTATTTGAACTATAGCTAGACCTAAAAACAAATCTTGTAAGGTTGCAGCAAAAATACTACAAAAATAACCAAAATAAGTTGGCTGGGCAAATACTCCTGAATAGTTCATCATTGCATAAGCAGTGCTAAAAAATACGATAATATTTGCAAGTAGATAAAAACTAGAACCTTGTTTTTTATCTATAAAAGTTCTAATTGAAATAAGTAAAAGTGTAAAAAAGACTATATTATATATAAGTATAGAAAAATTACTCTGTGTATGGATAATACCAGTAAAATAAAGTAATATAAATACAAATAAAAGAACAAAACAACTTTTTAATATATATACTAAAATTTTATACTCATCTTTTTTAAGTTTAAAAAATATTATTGGAAATATTCCTAAAAAGAATACTACTAAATTTGCCATTATATAAATAACATCTTCATTTATAATGTTATATAGATTAAGTTCATAAAAAAATCCAAAAAAATATGACTGATAGATAATATTAGAGATAGTAAATAATGAATATATTAAAAAGTGCATATGTTTTAAAAATATATAAAAACTCAAACTTGCAATAGCAGAAAAAATAAATATACCTACTATAATAAAATATATCATGTTATTTATTTTATATGTTTTTTCAAAACTATTTATATCAATTATATCCCATTTTATATCCATAGGAGGAATTGTTTTTTGTTTAATAAATATTTCTATATTTTCTAAAGGGTCTAAACTAATATCAAAATAGGGTATTCTTGAAAGATTATCTCTTTGTTGATGGTTTAGTTTATCCCCAAGTTTATAGGTTTTTATGATTTTACTATTTTTAAAAATATATACTTCAACATAATCAATTGCTGGAATTTTATTAAAAACTCTTTTTTTTATTGTTTTGGAGGTGTTGTTTTTTAGTTTTAGATTTAACCAAATGGTATCTTCAAAAATTCCAAAACTATACCGTGTAACTTTTTTAAAGCTATTTTTATTTTGTAGAATATTTTCTATTGTTAAAGTATTTGTCATATCAATAAGATACTTCTCTTTTTTATCAAGTTCTGTAGCAAATAGATAGTTAAAAAATAAAAAAAGTGTTAAAAGAAGTTTCATATTAGTTTAATATATATCCTATATCTTTTATATTTTCTATTATACCATTAGGTAGTTTCTTTTTTAATTTATGAATCATAGATATAAGAGACCTTTGGTTTGTAGAGTTTAATATATCTAAAAGCTCATCGTAACTTACTACTTTTTTCCTATTTTGTAATAAAAACTCAAAAATCTTTACTTCAAAAGCAGTAAGCTTATACTCTTTTTCTTTTTGTAAAATAATTTTTTTTGTTTTATCATAAAAACAGTTCTTTTTAAGTTCATATCTTAATAAACCTTTCTTTGAAACCAACTCTACATATTTGTGTAAAATAGCTTTTAGTTCATCTAATTCATAAGGTTTTATAACGTACTCTAAAAGGTTCAGCTTTATAGCATTTTTTAGTTTTACTTTATCATCATAAGAGCTTATTATAAAAGCTGGAATATCATCGTTACTTTCTCGTATTTTGGATAAAAATTCATAACCATTCATTACAGGCATATCATAATCTACAATTAATAAATTGCATCTTTTATTATTATAAATCTTTAAAGCATCTTCTCCATTATGGGCAATAAAAACTTCTTTAAAATAGTAAGTTAAAATATGCTTTAAACTCTCACATGCACTTTTATCATCATCTACATATAAAACATTTAATTCTTTTAAAATTTCAATCATAATAATTATTATACCACATCAAAGTCAACAC
This window of the Arcobacter sp. LA11 genome carries:
- a CDS encoding DNA alkylation repair protein codes for the protein MAEQLKELFSKDFVEFISIKIKEYYSTFDEKNFQKKIFNKNWKNLELKERMRFIVLNLNDFIPIPYIEQLEVLKKVKKDLEYKDSMALQSMVFQDFVEVFGLDDYENSIKALEVFTIKSSSEFAIRQFILKYQDKTMTQMKTWTKDKNEHIRRLASEGCRPRLPWAIALPKYKKDPTVVLEILELLKNDKSEYVRKSVANNLNDIAKDNPHLVIEFVAKNLGKTKNLDWICKHASRTLLKRGDKDILKLFDYGSVEHIRVNDFKLDTKVHIGDSFKFCFALKSEIPLGNLRVEYAIYYLKSNGTYSKKVFMISQNEIKEKKKSFIKKQSFKNMTTRKHYKGEHFISLVLNGIEQKKYPFILEA
- a CDS encoding sensor histidine kinase; this encodes MKLLLTLFLFFNYLFATELDKKEKYLIDMTNTLTIENILQNKNSFKKVTRYSFGIFEDTIWLNLKLKNNTSKTIKKRVFNKIPAIDYVEVYIFKNSKIIKTYKLGDKLNHQQRDNLSRIPYFDISLDPLENIEIFIKQKTIPPMDIKWDIIDINSFEKTYKINNMIYFIIVGIFIFSAIASLSFYIFLKHMHFLIYSLFTISNIIYQSYFFGFFYELNLYNIINEDVIYIMANLVVFFLGIFPIIFFKLKKDEYKILVYILKSCFVLLFVFILLYFTGIIHTQSNFSILIYNIVFFTLLLISIRTFIDKKQGSSFYLLANIIVFFSTAYAMMNYSGVFAQPTYFGYFCSIFAATLQDLFLGLAIVQITYKIKKDNDKKSELLNEYSKISFIGQTMVNISHQWKTPINNIYNSINHIEIAREFNDKNINKIIDKNISNIKQNTIYLKDTATKQLNFYKEKVNIEKINVYSEINYVIELIESEFSKNHIKVKLDCDKTLNILIEKNYFLNILMVLLENSFKIFEKRAIKNPLISIKVEEQNNLILYFEDNGGGVSKDFISKIFKKDYSSLSSTGIGLYLAKKIIEHKLKGKISAQNTGDGICFKLII
- a CDS encoding response regulator transcription factor; its protein translation is MIEILKELNVLYVDDDKSACESLKHILTYYFKEVFIAHNGEDALKIYNNKRCNLLIVDYDMPVMNGYEFLSKIRESNDDIPAFIISSYDDKVKLKNAIKLNLLEYVIKPYELDELKAILHKYVELVSKKGLLRYELKKNCFYDKTKKIILQKEKEYKLTAFEVKIFEFLLQNRKKVVSYDELLDILNSTNQRSLISMIHKLKKKLPNGIIENIKDIGYILN